In the genome of Methylomagnum ishizawai, the window TCATCGCCCTGGAAATGGGCAAGCCCCTCCAGCAAGCCCGCGCGGAAATCGAAAAGTGCGCCCTGGCCTGCGAGTTCTACGCCGATCACGCTGCCCATTGGCTGGAAGACCAAGCCATCGCCACCGAGGCCCGCGCCAGCTACGCCGCTTATGAGCCTATGGGCACGGTGTTGGCGGTGATGCCCTGGAATTTCCCATTCTGGCAGGTGTTCAGGTTCGCCGCCCCGGCCTTGATGGCGGGTAATAGCGGCCTGCTGAAACATGCGCCCAATGTGCCCCAATGCGCCGCTGCCATCGACGGCCTATGGTTGGAAGCCGGGTTGCCGCCCGGCGTGTTCCGCTGGTTGCCCATCACCCACGCCCAAGCCGAAGCCTTGATCGCCGGGCCGCGGGTACAGGCGGTCACGCTGACCGGCAGCGAAAAGGCCGGCCGCCGCATTGCCGCCCTGGCGGGCGCGGCCCTCAAGAAAACCGTGCTGGAACTTGGCGGTTCCGATCCCTTCGTGGTGTTGGACGATGCCGATATGGCGGAGGCGGTCGCCGCGGCGGTGACGGCGCGGTTCCAGAACGCGGGCCAAAGCTGCATCGCCGCCAAGCGCTTCATCCTGGTGGAAACCATCGCCGACGAGTTCCTGGAACGGTTCCGCGCCGGAGTCGCGGCCTTGGCCGTGGGCGATCCGCTGCCGGGAAGCCACCCAGGTCGGTCCCTTGGCCCGCGCCGATTTGCGCGATGGTTTGCACGTCCAGGTGGAAGCCTCGATCCGGCTCGGGGCCGTGCCGGTGTTGGGCTGCGTCCCGTTGGACGGGCCGGGGTTTTTCTATCCGCCCTCAATCCTGGACCGGGTATGGCCGGGAATGCCCGCCCATGACGAGGAGATGTTCGGTCCGGCTGCGGTTATCGTGCGGGCCAAGGACGCGGCGGAAGCCTTGGCGCTCGCCAACCAGCACCGCTACGGGTTGGGCGCTTCGGTGTGGACGCGAGATTTGGAACGGGGCGAATGCTTCGCCCGTGGCTTGGAATGCGGACTGGCCTTCGTCAATGGCGTGGTGCGGAGCGACCCGCGGTGTCCGTTCGGCGGGGTGAAGGCTTCGGGCTATGGGCGCGAACTCGGCGGGTTCGGGCTGCGCGAGTTCGTCAATGTCAAGACGGTGTGGGTGGGTTGATGGTTAGAGGGACGGGGGAACGGCGGTCCGCTCCCCGTCGGCTGGAGGTCAGCCCCGCTTGCGGCCACGCCATTTGACGAAGGCCAGGGCGCCGGCACCTAGCGCCCATAGGCTCAAGGTTTCAGGCTCCGGGACCGGCGCGCTTGCGGAAGCGATTTGGGAGATCAGCATCAAGGACACAATGCCGACGACTTTGGAAAAAATGTTGTTGTTCATAGGGTTTCTCCTGTGGAATGGAAAAAGGGGATGGCATCGATGCCATCGCCAAAGATTGTATTGAAAACAAGGCCCTACTGCAACCCCAGCGCTACGAATGGGGGTCCGCACCGGGTGGGCCCATCGGTCCGGCCCGGCGCTTAGGCCGGGCCCGGGCCGGAACCGCGCACGGCTTCCCGGTACACCGCGAATAGCCGTTCCCGCACCTCGTCCCAGGCATATCGCCGCACCAAAGCCAAGCCCGCCTCCCGCAGGCGTCCGTACAATTCCGCGTCTTCGAGCAGGCGGACGGCGGCGGCCGCCATGGCCTCGGCGTCGCTGGGCTTCACCAACAGGGCGGTGGTTCCGTCCTCGACCAGATGGGGAATCCCGCCCACATCGGTGCTGACCACCGGCACCCCGGAAGCCAGCGCCTCCAGGACCGAAATCGGCATGTTATCGGCCAGGCTGGGATTCAGCATCAGTTGGGCGTCCCGGTAAAGTTCGGCCATGTGCTCGTTATCCAAGTGGCCGGTGAATGTCGTGGCCGAAGCGATGTCCAGCGCCTCCGCCAGTCGCCGCAGTGTTTCCAGGCGGGGACCGGAACCGGCCACGCTCAGCCGCGCCCTGGGGAAGCGTTCCCGCAGCAGCGCGAACGCCCGCAAGGCGGTGGGGATGTCGTAGATATCCTCCAGGTTCCGCGCCACCACCACCTGGGGGGCGGCATCCATGGCATCCGCGCCGGTGGCCGGGGAAAAGCGCGATAGGTCGATGATATTGGGCACGATGCGGGGCGCGAAACCCCGGCGGCGGAACACCCCGTCCAGGAAGTCCGACGGTACGGCGATCACGTCGGCCCGCCGCAGGGTCGGGCGCACCCAGGCGAAGGCGCGGGCGAAGAATTCCTCCGCCTCGCCGCCCCGGTAATTGACCACCACCGGCACGCCGCGCAACCGGGCGATCCACACGGCGGGCGTGGTGAACAAATGCCAGGACCAGCCGGAATTCGCCATCACATGCATCAATTGGCAACGCCCGGCGGCATTCCATAATTCCCTAAGGTATGGCAACAGGCGGAATAGCGCCCGCACGCCTTTCAGCCGCCCGGCCCAGGCGGGGCGGTAGGGCGCGTTGACCCGCACCACCACGACTTCGATCCCGGCTTCGGTCAACAGGCGGGCCAGTTGCCGGGTTTGGTTGGCCATCCCGCCCGAGGGCGGCGGCAGCGGTCCCACCAAGGCCAGAGTGGCGACGGGCGGGTTCATAGTCCGCTCCCGCCAGCCTTGGCCGAGAACCACAGTTCCAACATCATCAGAATCCAGATCAATTCGCCGTAATAACCGGCGTGTCCCGATTGGTGCATCTGGATCGCCTCGTCCAGGAACGAAGGCCGGAAATAGGGCCGGTCCTTGAGTTTCAGCACGTTGTCGTAGGCCAGTTCGCGCAGGGGTGGGTGTTCCTTGAGCCAGACGCCGAAGGGCAGGCCGAAGCCGTGCTTGGATTTGGCGAGGATGGCCGGGGGCAGGAAATCGGCCATGGCCTGTTTATAAAACCAGCGCAATTGCCCCAGCTTGAGTTTCATTGCCGACGGCACCCGGCAGGACAACTCGACCACGGCGTCGTCGAGCATGGGATAGGCCACCGCCACCCCGGCCAGTTCGCACATCTGGTTGACTTTCACCAAATCGTTGTCGTGCAGGGTGGTTTTCCAATCCAGATATAGCATCCGGTTCAGCGCCGAAGCCGACGCCGGGCGCTGGTAGCTGGCGCGTTGGATTTCCAGCGGCGCGTCGCCATCGACCTGGGCCAGGAAATCGGCGGCGAACACCGCGTCCAACTTGATGCGGTGCAGGAAGTTGTAATCGTGCAGGCGGTCGGGCAGTGGGGTCTTGGCCTGTTCGAGGTAGCGGACCAGCTTGCGCAAGGGGAAGGTGCCGGCCAGAGATTCCGGCAGCGCCCTGAACGCGGTTTCGATACCGCCGCGTACCGCGCCCGGCAAGGCCAGATAGGGCTGGAACAGCCGTTGGGTGGCATAGCGGGTGTTCCCGGCGAACAACTCGTCGCCGCCATCGCCGCCCAGCAATAAATTCATCCCGTGCGCCTTCGCCAGCTTGGCGCAGAAATAAGTCGGCAGGGCCGAGGAATTGCCGAAGGGTTCGTCGTAGGCGGCGGCGATTTGGGGGATGGCGGCGACGGCGTCGTCGGGGCTCAGGTAATACTCGTGCGCTTGGGTCTTGAAATGGGCGGCGGCGATGCGGGCGTAGGCCATCTCGTCGTAGCCCTCGATCGGGAAGCCCATGGAGAAGGTCGGGGCCGCGCCCGGCCTCGCCCGCGCTAAGGCGCCGGCCACGGTGGAACTGTCCAAGCCACCGCTCAGGAACGCGCCGAGCTTGCGCCCGTCCGCGCCCAACCGCGCCACCGCTCCGAACAGCCCTTCGCGCAGGGCTTGCGCCAGTTCGGCCAGAGGCGCGGCGGTTTCGCTGAACTCGGGCTGCCAATAGCGCCGGACCTGGATTTCCCCGGCTTGGAACAGCAGCAGTTCCGCGCCGTCCAGCTTGCGGAGGTGTTTATAGATGGAACCGGGGCTGGGGCAGTGGTGGGAATAGACGTAATCGAACACGGCTTGCGGGTCGATTTCGCCGCTCACGCCGGGATGGGCGCGGACGGCGTCGGCGTGGGTGCCGAATACCAAGCCGGTGGCGGTGCGGGCGTAGAACAAATGGCGCTGGCCGATACGGTCCAGGGCCAGGAGGGTGCGCTGTTGGGCCGGGTCGATCAGCGCCAGCACGAACGCGCCGGCGAGTTCCCGTACCAAGTCCGCGCCGTGGCGGCGGTAGGCGGCGGCCAGGGCGGCGGCGTGGCCCAGGTCCGCCGCGAGTTGGGCGAGTTCGGGGTTTTTCCACTGTGGATGGCCGATGAGCGCGGCCAGCAGGCCATCGGCTTCCCGCCGCGTATCGCCGCCCCAGGTGGCGCAGAGGCCGGAGCCTTCCCGTGCCGACGACCGGGGCAGCGGGAACAGGGCGTCCCGTTCCACCCGGTCCAACAGCGCCGCGGCTTCCGCCGGGTCCAGGGCCGGGTCGTGCCAGCCGAACAATAAAGCCATGGTGCATCCCCTTGATTGCTGGTGCGGTGGAAATGGGCGGGGATTGTAGCGGGTCGGGGTTTGGGGCGGGTAGGTGGCGTCTGTTCGGGCTGGCATCCTTGCCAAAACGACAACTGCCCTGTCACCGCAGCCTACGCACGGAATCACACCCGCACCCGGCACCCACATTCCAACATGATATCCACGGGTGAAACCCCCTGTTCCGTCCCATCCCGCCGCACATGCAAAACCGCCAGGGTATAGGGATTGAATACCACCACATCCTTCACGCCCTGGGCCAGATAGAAACCCGGCCCTATTTCCAAATCCTGGTATTCGTAGCCCTTGCTGATGACCTCGATCACCGCTTCGGGAATCAGGGTGATGGCTTCGTCCTCTTCGTCCGGCTCCCGGCAGAAGAGGGCGATATCGGGCCGCTTGAGCGAACCATCCGGGAAACTCACATAGACATCCGAGGCGTGGATACAGCAAGCCTCCGGCCCGACCGGCGCGATACTGGCGCGGATGCGGTCGATGGCCTTTTGGTGCTTGTAGACCGGCTGGGCTTCCCATAACGGGATGCCGTTGACGATTTACAGGCGGCGCCGAGTTCGTCGGCGGTGAGTAGGTGTGGATTCATGGCGCGTTACCGGGGGTGACGGATGGAAGATTTCGATTTTACGCATTCACGCCGCTCAAGCCTCCACATACCGCGCCACCTCCTGCCCCATCCACCTGCGGATTAAGGGTTCCACCCACTCGGGATGCCGTTGCAACAGCGTATCCGCCACGGCGTGGACCTCGTCCAACACACTCCCGTCCCGCCCTAAATCCGCCACCTTGAATTGCACCTGCCCGGTTTGGCGGGTGCCCAGCAATTCGCCGGGGCCGCGCAGTGCCAAATCTTTCTCGGCGATGACGAAACCGTCGTCGGAGTCCCGGAGGATGCCCAGCCGTTCCTTGGCGCTGGGCGACAGCGGCGGCTGGTATAGCAGCACGCAATGCGCCTCGCCCGGCCCACGTCCGACCCGGCCCCGCAATTGGTGTAATTGCGCCAGGCCCAAACGCTCCGGGTTTTCGATAATCATCAGGCTGGCATTGGGCACATCCACGCCGACTTCGATCACCGTGGTGGCGACCAGCAGGTCGGTCTGTCCGTCTTTGAAGGTTTGCATGGCGGCTTCCTTGTCGGCGGGTTTCTGGCGGCCATGCACCAGCCCGACCCGCAGATCGGGCAGGGCGGCGGCCAGGAGTTCCGCTGTTTTTTCCGCCGCCTCGCATTGCAGCACTTCGGATTCCTCGATCAAGGTGCAGACCCAATACACCTGCCGCCCCTTCGCCACCCAATCGCCGATGCGGCCCACGATATCGGCCCGGCGCGTGGTCGGCACGGCGGCGGTCTTGACCGGGGTTCGCCCTGGGGGGCGTTCGTCGATGATGGACAGGTCGAGATCGGCATAGCCCAGCATCGCCAGGGTGCGGGGGATGGGCGTGGCGGTCATGATGAGTTGATGCGGATAGCCACCGTCGCGGGAGCCCTTCTCGCGCAGGGCCAAACGCTGATGCACGCCGAAACGGTGTTGTTCGTCGATCACCACCAACCCTAACCGCTGGAACGCCACTTGTTCTTGGAACAAGGCATGGGTGCCGATCACCACGCCCGCCGTGCCCAGGGCCACGGCCTCCAGGGCGGTGCGGCGCTCTCCGCTTTTGAGCTTGCCGGCGAGATAGGCCAGCCGTACTTCCAGGGGCTCCAGCCATTGCCGGAAGCTGCGCTGGTGTTGGTCGGCCAGGAGTTCGGTCGGGGCCATCACCGCGACTTGATAACCCGAAGCCAGCGCCGCCAAGGCCGCGCAAGCCGCCACCACGGTCTTGCCGGAACCGACATCGCCTTGTACCAAGCGCATCATCGGGCGTGGCCGGGCCAGGTCGGCCTCGATTTCGCCGATGACCCGGCGTTGCGCCCCGGTCAGGTGGAACGGCAAGCTGGCCAGGAAGCGGGCCGAAGTGGCGGGATCGGCACGGAGCGCGGGCGCGGCGTGGGCTTGGGTCTGGGCGCGGAAGCGGCTCAGGCTGAGATGGTGGGCCAAGAGTTCGTCGAAGGCCAGCCTGGCGCGGGCCGCTGTGAGTTGGGGCGACGATGGATCGCAGCCGGTCGGTGGCTGGTGGATCAGCCGGAGCGCCTCGGCCAGCTTGGGGCGGCGGCGGGCGGTGACGGCGGGCAGCCAATCGGGGAGTTGTTCCGGGACGGCGTGGAGCAGGGCTTGTTCGATCAGCTTGCGCAGGGTTTTTTGGTGCAGGCCGTCGGTGGAGGGATAGACCGGGGTCAGGCTGGCGTCGGGTTGGCCGATTTCATCTTCTCCCAGGATTTCATAATCGGGATGGGTCATTTCCACGCCGTAGTAACCGGCCCGGACTTCGCCGTAACAGCGCAGCGCCCGCCCACGGCTGAACAAGGCGTGCTGTCCCGGCGAAAAATGGAAGAACCTGAGGTTCAGGAAGCCGGTGCCGTCGGCGATGCGGACCACCAGGGAACGCTTGCCCTTGGCGCTGACTTCGGCCAACTCGATCCGGCCTTCGACTTGGTAGCTCAGGCCCGGTTGCAACGCGCCCAGGGGTTCGACGCGGGTGCGGTCCTCGTAACGGAACGGCAGGTGCAGCAATAAATCCAGCACGCTGGCAAGGCCCAGCCGTTCCAGCCGCTTGAGGGTTTGTGGACCCGCGCCCTTGAGCGCGGCGATGGGGATGAGGTCGGGGGAGGTGTGCTGGTTCATGCCGAAAACCGGGCCGTGCCGGGTGAAACCGTATTAAACTGCCGCATATTATCCATATCACGGGGATCAAGCATGAGAATCGGTACGGCGCTCACGCCCGGCGCGACGCGGGTGATGTTCCTGGGCAGCGGCGAATTGGGCAAGGAAGTGGTCATCGCCTTGCAGCGCTACGGGGTCGAGGTGGTCGCGGTGGACCGCTATCCCCACGCGCCCGGCCAGCAGGTCGCCCACCGCGCCCATGTCATCGATATGACCGACCCCGTGGTCCTGCGCCGATTGGTCGAGCAGGAGCGGCCCCACATCATCGTGCCCGAAATCGAAGCCATCGCCACCCCAACCCTGGCCGCCATCGAGTCCGAAGGCTTGGCCCGTGTCGTTCCCACCGCCCGCGCCGTGGCCCTGACCATGAACCGCGAGGGCATCCGCACCCTGGCGGCGGAAACTTTGGGCCTGCCCACTTCGCCCTATGTGTTCGCCGACAGCCTGGAAGGCTTGCGGGCGGGCGCGGCGAAGGTCGGCTATCCCTGCTTCGTCAAGCCGATCATGTCCTCGTCCGGCAAGGGCCAGTCGATGCTGCGTTCCGAGGCCGAGGTCGAGGCGGCTTGGCGGTATTCGCAGGAAGGCGGGCGGGTGAAGAACGCCCGGATCATCGTCGAGGGCCGGATCGACTTCGATTACGAAATCACCCTGTTGACGGTGCGGGCCTTGGATGGGCGCGGCGAAGTGGCAACCCGGTTCTGCGAACCCATCGGCCACCGCCAGGAACAAGGCGATTATGTCGAGAGTTGGCAACCCCAGCCTATGAGTCCCGCCGCCCAGGCCGAAGCCCGCCGCATCGCCCAGGCGGTGACGGACAACCTGGGCGGGCTGGGCCTGTTCGGGGTGGAATTGTTCGTGCGCGGCGATCAGGTGTGGTTCAGCGAGGTCAGCCCCAGGCCGCACGATACCGGCATGGTCACGATGGTGACCCAGGCCCAGAGCGAATTCGAGCTACACGCCCGCGCCATCCTGGGCTTGCCGGTCTCGACCGCATTGCGCGACACCGGGGCCAGCGCGGTGATCTATGGCGGCGTGGCGGGGGAGGGCGTCGCCTTCGAGGGGATGGAGCAAGCCTTGGCGGTGCCGACCGCCGAAGTCCGTTTGTTCGGCAAGCCGGAGGCTTTCCCGCGCCGCCGCATGGGGGTGGCTTTGGCGGCGGGGGCCACGGTCGAGGAGGCGCGGGAGCGGGCGCGGACAGCGGCGGGGCGGGTGCGGCCTGTGTTGCCCTGAGATTCTGGGACCGGGTTGGCACCGGGCCGTCC includes:
- a CDS encoding aldehyde dehydrogenase family protein, translating into MHVQVEASIRLGAVPVLGCVPLDGPGFFYPPSILDRVWPGMPAHDEEMFGPAAVIVRAKDAAEALALANQHRYGLGASVWTRDLERGECFARGLECGLAFVNGVVRSDPRCPFGGVKASGYGRELGGFGLREFVNVKTVWVG
- a CDS encoding PEP-CTERM sorting domain-containing protein; the protein is MNNNIFSKVVGIVSLMLISQIASASAPVPEPETLSLWALGAGALAFVKWRGRKRG
- a CDS encoding glycosyltransferase family 4 protein, coding for MNPPVATLALVGPLPPPSGGMANQTRQLARLLTEAGIEVVVVRVNAPYRPAWAGRLKGVRALFRLLPYLRELWNAAGRCQLMHVMANSGWSWHLFTTPAVWIARLRGVPVVVNYRGGEAEEFFARAFAWVRPTLRRADVIAVPSDFLDGVFRRRGFAPRIVPNIIDLSRFSPATGADAMDAAPQVVVARNLEDIYDIPTALRAFALLRERFPRARLSVAGSGPRLETLRRLAEALDIASATTFTGHLDNEHMAELYRDAQLMLNPSLADNMPISVLEALASGVPVVSTDVGGIPHLVEDGTTALLVKPSDAEAMAAAAVRLLEDAELYGRLREAGLALVRRYAWDEVRERLFAVYREAVRGSGPGPA
- a CDS encoding asparagine synthetase B family protein, with product MALLFGWHDPALDPAEAAALLDRVERDALFPLPRSSAREGSGLCATWGGDTRREADGLLAALIGHPQWKNPELAQLAADLGHAAALAAAYRRHGADLVRELAGAFVLALIDPAQQRTLLALDRIGQRHLFYARTATGLVFGTHADAVRAHPGVSGEIDPQAVFDYVYSHHCPSPGSIYKHLRKLDGAELLLFQAGEIQVRRYWQPEFSETAAPLAELAQALREGLFGAVARLGADGRKLGAFLSGGLDSSTVAGALARARPGAAPTFSMGFPIEGYDEMAYARIAAAHFKTQAHEYYLSPDDAVAAIPQIAAAYDEPFGNSSALPTYFCAKLAKAHGMNLLLGGDGGDELFAGNTRYATQRLFQPYLALPGAVRGGIETAFRALPESLAGTFPLRKLVRYLEQAKTPLPDRLHDYNFLHRIKLDAVFAADFLAQVDGDAPLEIQRASYQRPASASALNRMLYLDWKTTLHDNDLVKVNQMCELAGVAVAYPMLDDAVVELSCRVPSAMKLKLGQLRWFYKQAMADFLPPAILAKSKHGFGLPFGVWLKEHPPLRELAYDNVLKLKDRPYFRPSFLDEAIQMHQSGHAGYYGELIWILMMLELWFSAKAGGSGL
- a CDS encoding Uma2 family endonuclease, giving the protein MVNGIPLWEAQPVYKHQKAIDRIRASIAPVGPEACCIHASDVYVSFPDGSLKRPDIALFCREPDEEDEAITLIPEAVIEVISKGYEYQDLEIGPGFYLAQGVKDVVVFNPYTLAVLHVRRDGTEQGVSPVDIMLECGCRVRV
- the recG gene encoding ATP-dependent DNA helicase RecG, with the protein product MNQHTSPDLIPIAALKGAGPQTLKRLERLGLASVLDLLLHLPFRYEDRTRVEPLGALQPGLSYQVEGRIELAEVSAKGKRSLVVRIADGTGFLNLRFFHFSPGQHALFSRGRALRCYGEVRAGYYGVEMTHPDYEILGEDEIGQPDASLTPVYPSTDGLHQKTLRKLIEQALLHAVPEQLPDWLPAVTARRRPKLAEALRLIHQPPTGCDPSSPQLTAARARLAFDELLAHHLSLSRFRAQTQAHAAPALRADPATSARFLASLPFHLTGAQRRVIGEIEADLARPRPMMRLVQGDVGSGKTVVAACAALAALASGYQVAVMAPTELLADQHQRSFRQWLEPLEVRLAYLAGKLKSGERRTALEAVALGTAGVVIGTHALFQEQVAFQRLGLVVIDEQHRFGVHQRLALREKGSRDGGYPHQLIMTATPIPRTLAMLGYADLDLSIIDERPPGRTPVKTAAVPTTRRADIVGRIGDWVAKGRQVYWVCTLIEESEVLQCEAAEKTAELLAAALPDLRVGLVHGRQKPADKEAAMQTFKDGQTDLLVATTVIEVGVDVPNASLMIIENPERLGLAQLHQLRGRVGRGPGEAHCVLLYQPPLSPSAKERLGILRDSDDGFVIAEKDLALRGPGELLGTRQTGQVQFKVADLGRDGSVLDEVHAVADTLLQRHPEWVEPLIRRWMGQEVARYVEA
- the purT gene encoding formate-dependent phosphoribosylglycinamide formyltransferase is translated as MRIGTALTPGATRVMFLGSGELGKEVVIALQRYGVEVVAVDRYPHAPGQQVAHRAHVIDMTDPVVLRRLVEQERPHIIVPEIEAIATPTLAAIESEGLARVVPTARAVALTMNREGIRTLAAETLGLPTSPYVFADSLEGLRAGAAKVGYPCFVKPIMSSSGKGQSMLRSEAEVEAAWRYSQEGGRVKNARIIVEGRIDFDYEITLLTVRALDGRGEVATRFCEPIGHRQEQGDYVESWQPQPMSPAAQAEARRIAQAVTDNLGGLGLFGVELFVRGDQVWFSEVSPRPHDTGMVTMVTQAQSEFELHARAILGLPVSTALRDTGASAVIYGGVAGEGVAFEGMEQALAVPTAEVRLFGKPEAFPRRRMGVALAAGATVEEARERARTAAGRVRPVLP